The stretch of DNA CTAGTGTGGCGGCCATGTTGGTAGAAGACTCTGACGTGGCCATGTTGTGCACAGGCTCTGGTtgtggcagccatcttgtgaACAGGTTCTGTTGTGGGAAACACAGGACAGGAAGGCACAGAACATACAGAACAATCAATAGAACTGAGCATGCTGGTGACTGTGATGAGCCAAGCTCCGTGGCCATTGGAGCTTGATGCATTGTGCCCcctccccccccaaaaaatgttTAAGGGATGCATCCTCCTCAACCTCCCTGACAGTGAAGGAGGAACAGCCAACAACAGAGCATAGTCCAAAAATTCAATCACCAACCCTCGAGGACCATCATGGATAAGCCTTGATTGataatattcatttataattacaGTCCATAACAGAAGAAATCTATGAGAGCATAGCCTTGGAGATCAGAGAATTTGCTATGTATAAAAAGTCCTGGATGTGGTCCTCGAGTGGTCAATTACATTGACATAGGTAGATGATTCTTACTGCTGGATCCATCTATGGCGAAGTCTTCTATCATGTACTGCTCCGAGACACGaaggttgaggatccaaacGCAGTATTTATTGAAAGGGTAATCCacaattaaagttaaaaaaacaggCAAAGGTCAAAACACAGAGTAAACAATCCAAACATATACCAGGGcaggaacacaggcaaacagggTAAATCAAGGAAACAGGGTCAAAACCAAGGAACAGATAATGCAGTATAGACACATACAAGGCTTCACAGAGAATGACTGAGTGAACAGGGTTTATATACGCTGGGCTAAACATGGTAATGAGAAACAGCTGTAGACAATTATGGATGATGAGACCAGGCAATGAGTTATGTGTAATGTAGTCCCTGATGGAGTGACAACAGTCtggggtggagtgccctctggtggctataaagggcactccagctggtgattaagacatttttatacCTATTTCAGTTAAAATATTACACAAGTTCATGCAATATGATTATTTTcgagaaataaaatatttcttgatGGGTGTGGATGCGTAACTAACTGATGGGTCTGCATAATGTCTTGccttgttttattatatttttaaatttatatatatttacatatttgtatAATTACAGTAGGCATAATTGTTCGGGGAATAAGACATTGTGTATGTGTATGCACCATGAGTCCAAGTCAATTGTCTCTTCGTGGACAGTATATTGTATTTCAGTCATTCACCTGTGTTTCAAATGCCATTTGCTCATGTAATAGTAATATACATATTAGTTagtattttaaatgatataataGATTCAATTAACAACTTTAAAAGATAATTTTCAGCTTTCTTCGGCTCTCTGCACTGGCGTCAAGTGTCTATGCACACACTCGCTAGATCAGTAATTCCAACATGGTGGCCATATGCAACTAGCCCAATATCTTGTGAGAAACTTTTTGACATATCTATAATCAAGTTGCTCTGACAAACTGTCTTTTCACCTTATTTTATATTTccttttaaattaaacaattttagaAAAATGAACATGTAAAGGAGGTAAACCTGCAAAGAAGACAAAACATATAAAAGTCagtataacaaataaataaacagtgctaTTTTAAAGCAAACAAATGGATGATGATAATTATAACAAAACAGCAAGCACTGCAACATTTCACTTATTTGTTTACAGAGGTGAATCCTAAAATGATAAAGTAGCGGAAAATCTGACTTTACAATTttaaaccataataatgtaaaactatttcttttgtgtttctcttcCCATGATGGCATTTTTAGTGTTTCTCTCTGGATGTAGAAGGATGATGTAGCACTTTGGGGCAAATATGGATACCAGTAAACCAAAACTAGAAGCTAAAATTGCAAATATCTCCACAGCCACTGCATATTTCCCTGGTGAGCTGACATATGCTGGAACAAATGCAATCCACACAGCACAAAAGATCAACATACTGAAAGTGATGAACTTTGCTTCATTAAAATTATCTGGAAGATTTCTCGCCAGGAAAGCTAAAAGGAAGCTTACTGCTGCCAATAGTCCAATGTATCCCAACAACATAGAAAAACCAGCCACTGAGCCAATAGCACATTCATATACCATTTTAGATCGGGTGTACTGGTTGTTTTTATGTGGTGTTGGAGAGGCAGTTGATAGCCAGACTGCACATATGACAACCTGGAGGGCTGTTAGGATCAGAACTGTGCATCTTTGTTGAGCTGCTCCAAACCATTTCATCGCTCCCTTGCCCTCTGGTCGAGATGACTTGAACACAGCTATTACCACCATAGTCTTGACCAGGATGCAGGAGATGCACAGGACAAAGCTTATGCCAAACACAGCATGTCTTAACTGACATGTCCACAGCTGCGGCTGACCAATGAAAAGCAGCACACACAGGAAACACATTTTCAATGACAACAGCAGCAGAAAGCTGAGCTCTGAATTGTTGGCCCGTACTATGGGAGTGTTAAGGTGATGAGCAAAGATGACCATCACAAGAGCGCAAATACAGGTGCCAAGTAGGGAAGCAGTGGTCAGAGAGATGCCCAGAGGATCCTCATAGGACAGAAACTCTACTTCTTTGGGGACACACTGATCCTTATCTGGATTGGACCAGAACTCATCTGGACACACTGTGCACTCAATAGCATCTGTATATAAGAAAAAGACTGAAGGTTAAATTACtttcaaattatattaaaattttgcCAACAATAATCTGATCACCTGTTGTATTGGAAATCTCTCCATCTCCGCAGGGCAGGCAGTCAAAACAGCAGACAGGAAGACCCTTCCTCCTGGCTTGCCTGGTGCCTGGGGGGCAGCTCTCACTGCACACAGATCTTGGGTGCTGAAAGAGATATCATCTGCTATTTGCTATGTTTGTCATCTCTTTTAAACAATGAGCTTAGCCTTTccgtttattcatttgttttagcATAGCTTGACTAGTATTCAGACTACACTTTTGCTTTGCTTCAAAAAGGATGACATTAACATGTAATgcttattactttttttgtctCAAAGTTCCAGTATATTGAATCCTCATCAAGTGTGAGCACCATCTCTGTTGCCGCCCCTTTATTTACTACACCGACTGTGTAAGTCCTTATTGATCCATCAGAGCTTGGCTGCCAGTTTAGCACGTCATAGATAGGCAGAGCATCTCCATTCTTATCAAATGACACTTGATCCCCAAAGCCTGTGGTGAAGTTCACTTTCTGGAGGTAGTGAACCAGCTGTACAGTTTGTAGACAGAGCAAGTGTTTAATTTATATACAGCacttattttgatttttcacCTTCAGCTGTTCTATATACCTGAAGAGAATCTGCACTATACATGTGGTTCTTACCTGCCAGGGTTTCAGGTTGATTATGTCGGCACATCTGTTCCCACCGAATGGTCCTCTACCCTCCTCACACTGCATCAGGTCATGAAGTGCATGTGCCAGGGCATAAACTGCCTTATAGACATTATAAGCTGCTCTCAACCCTGAAACATCAGTGTATGGTGTGTTTGTGGTGCTCAGATCCTCCTGTCCTGTACACACCTGTTTCACTTCCTCTCCATCTATCACACTTCCCCCATTTCCAAAACTACACCTGAATATGTTCTCCCAGAAAATCCTCACTATATTATTTCTTGGATCATTACTGGGGCGGAGACGTAGCAGAAAGTCATGAAGACCCTCAATCTCTCCACGTCTGATAGCAATGCCCAGTGTGCCCCCCAGGAAGGGCAGGAAACGTGGAGTATGGTATACAGGTGAGGTGGCCCAAGCTTCACTTGCAATCCACTGCCTGCCTGTCATGTTCTGCAACACAACCTCTTCCATCAATGGTATCAGAAAGGATGAAGTGGAAAAAACTACCACTACTCTAGCTGTAGAGGCCTGGATCACTCTTGTTATACGTTGAATGTCTCTGTGGTTGTTATCATGTGGAAGGATTTCAGAAAAAGCAACACAATGTCCAAACAGCTGCATTTCCTGCTGAAATAACTGAGCAGCGTAGATGCCATAATCATCATCACTGTAGACAAGACCAACCCAGGTCCATCCAAAATGCCTCAAGATCTGAACCATAGCCCGCACCTGGAAGGCATCACTGGGTATAGTTCTGAAGAAAGAGGGGTACTTTTTCCTGTCACTCAAGCAGGAGCAGGTGGCATAGTGACTAACCTAATtaagaagaatggaaagagaAGAAGACATGAGACAGAGAAATGgccaaataaagaaaaaaaaaaaaagaaaaaaaaaaaaatatatatataatatatatgtcctacaaacaatgtttatattaaaggttatgaaaacaaatattgtgaATGTACCCAtgtgctttttaaagcagacgTTAAATTCactaaactaaaaattaaattaaacaaaaacaaaagcactgACTAAATGTTAACGGGTAAGAGGAGCACACATCCACTTATCTGAGATAGCCTAGCCTACATTTGATTACCCCATTACAATACTGATAATAAAAATCCACTTACTTGTAGTTTTAAAATTCTGCATATGGCatatttaatatacaataacaaatattttagtcAAAATGATTGGCTCCTATTCTAGTGCGCTCCATCTTATTGGCGCACATGCGTGTGGTGGCGCTCGTTCACTGAAGTCTGTGAAATTTAGTGGAAACTCGCATGGCTCAACCACtcctgacagaattttcgtgaCCTTCTAACATttcactgaagaaaacacatctCAAACGCATTAAACAGCACATGTCAGCTGTCAGAGCGTCTGACTGGGCAATACTCATTAACTATATCTTACCAGTTATTTTGAAGTCCGTAATATAAAACATGTCATGGTAATATTTGCACGACTTTCTAATAATTACAGATGGAAAATATACTTGTGAAATGTAAGTTGTGCACTgaggaaaacaaaacataaaaagtattaaacagCACATGTAGGCTATCTCTCAGAGCGTCTAACAGGGCAAGCCGCTTTAAACTATACACGTTGAATATCTTAATAGTTATTTTGAAGCCATTAACATTAAGGATGTCTTAGTTAAGACAAATTGGATTATGCACATCCCCGCAGTAGCTCACTGTGACCTCCGCTATTTTTCAGATGCGCTCATAACAACAAACTATCGATAAACGGTATTGCCACATCTCatatcatttataaaatatatatcgaTATATCGTACAAACTGGATATACCACCCAGCTCTATAGTATGATAAACATAATCATCAGTGCTTTtgtattattcttttttttcttttttatccagaatatttttccaaaatagattctgtaaaaaacaaatttaGGACATATGGCTAAAAACACAACATGTAACCTAAAGGTGCAAAAATGTGCACATagtatatttttacttttttcatccCATCTTACTATTGGTACTCGAAACAGCCCAAGAACATTGGAAATCGCAATGGAAGGAGTTGAACTTGGATCCCCTACAATCCCAATCACAGGAGGGGGGCCAGTGCAGTTTAGGCTGGAAAAGGACTCCTCTGTCCCACTAGCCAGGGATATGGCAGCCCGGAACGCTATTCCTAGTCTCACACAGTTGTCATAAAGATGATAACCAAGAGTTATGTTAGGCAGCAGGTTTGGATTATTATTAATCTCATTCACTGCAAAAGCCATGGTCTGTGCCTGCTGGAAGATTTCCATATTAAAtctaagaagaaaaaaataagataaatgatgacataaagtgattttaataattaataataataattaaaatattaataatacaatcgttaatgcatagaaaaaaacaaaaacaaacatttgagaTCAAGCATCACTCATGAAGCCCTCCTATTGTGCATACTTGGTTAAATTTACAGTGGTTTCAATATAGATTCTTTGCCAAGGCAGAATTGCTGCTGTCAATACATCATGTGAGTGAGTTAGCTGAGATAAAAGAGGGCAACGAGAACTTAACATTCacatttttagtatttattattattattattattatataggtTTGTAGTCACTTTGGACCATAACTCACTTTTCACAGTATGGTGGCTCTGGCTCGGTTCTGAAGCTCAGCTCTGGGAACACTGTGAAAAAGTGAACATGGAACAGGCCTCCAAGTATAACATCTCCATCCTGGTACATTCCATTTAATTTGAAGCGTCCCTGGAGCTGACAGGTACCTGATCTGAGGATTGAAGCTGCAGATATACAGTTAAATGACAGGTATAGAGTAATATACAGAGTCATCCAcatctccccctctctctctctctgaaccACTCACCCACTCTAAGTAACCAATTTATGATTAAGTTTGTATGGGGTGTTGCTTTAAAAGAGCAGGTGAtgccctcaaaaaaaaaaaaaaaaaaggacgtCACTGTGCCAACATAGACAACGGTCCTGATGGAATTAAAGGACATTTTTTTGCATGCACAGTGTATTGCTGTTCAGAGAGGTTGTCTAAAGATGAagagcagattttttttctctgaatgtcCTCTAGATGCCAGTCATGCATTTCACTTTTgttgtgcaaaaaaataaaaaaataaataaaataaaataaatgatggctgtgtccgaaaccgcctactcAATGAGTAGGTAGTTAATTTCAATAAGTACTTACTTAACGAGCTCTAAAAGAGTATGTACTTAATAGCCAGATCTCGTTGTGTATGAATGCGTTCCGGATATCATCCGCCATGTTGAagttatcatgtgacctacggcgttatcacaaacacaacaacttaaaagaaatgagtgacaggtttaatTCATCTATCTGTAAATATCTTGATATTGATTAAACTTACTCATTTTGTGGTCTTGTTGAAGAAATAGCTGcccatttattttgtgattgtaGTATAACCAATAcattttgggttaatttaagTTCTCATATTTTGAACCCTACTAATGTGACCCACAGTTTATTTTTTGCTACGAAAACCCAAAATCGTGATCTCTtgaatatgttgttaatttatttattttatatgcaaaaatgttcatccacaagcaaaagtggcatacatttcatttatgttttcctttttcttgttgaatttaACTCTCGTTTCATCACTCAGGcttataaataacaataaataaataaataaataaataaataacaataaatacttttttatgcGTTACGGTGATGTATTCAAAGATATTTAACCTCGTCATCATGCTTTTTTAAAcccatatttatgtttttttttttttttttttttttttttttttggtcattattattgttcattgttaaagaTACAACCATGGTATTTTCCCTTATCTTGTATGTAATTATAAgttctgcaataaaaataaagatatgagAAACAGGTGTACTAATACCTCATTGCACCAGTAACTCGATAACCCTACGGTTTTCCTCAGCGTTTGCAATGTCTGCACAAAGAAGACATCAGGCAGCTGCTCGAAGATCTCGCCTTTGAAGAAGACTGTTGATtctatactaaaaaaaaaattaagtatcactacttaaaaaattaagattaataatgTCCCTCATTGCTTCTCTTCTCAATGAGGACATTGTTGAcccagaggatgaggaagaccATGATGATGGACCCCTGAACCCCACAACCTTGAAGCTAGAGTGGGAGAAGATGTGCGGGACAATCTGGCTGCTGCTGTGTCTGCTCCAAACATTTGTGTGCCTGCTCTCCATGAGCATGACTacctgtaaaacatttaaacagattaaaacattttacaattccTTCATGTCAGCATTCTGTTTACATTACATGCTCATTTTTGTTGTAGTTTTATTACTTTTGCGGTGTAGTGGGCTAAACCACTGAACTGGTAAGCAGAAGGTTGCTGTTTCGATCTCTGCAGCCGTCACCACCAGTGTGTCCTTTAGCAAAGCACTTTACTCCAGGCTACaggctttggataaaagcatctgccaaatgcataaatgtaaatttgatCTTTGTAAATCCTTTTTTGTTAGTGTCTCGGGCACAAACGCTCAATAAGGCTGCTTATTTCttaaagtttactttttcaaggtactactataatataaatgcatacatacatttcaTACAATTTCTATTTGGGGAcataaaggattatttcacccaaacatataaattcagtcattatttacttgccTACACACTGTTCAATCCatgtgttcatttttgtttcctttttcatctgaacacaaaaggtgatttaGGTCAAGTTTGTCCTGCTGGTTTCTGTTCATACAATATCAGTCAATGGAGCCTGACTTCCAGAAGCTTCATGACAATATTTGATGATGCTTTTGAAGCTTATGAAAGTTGGGCtccattgtatggacagaaaCCAGCAGAACAAACTTGACCAAAATTACATCCTCGATGCACACTTAATAACATAAACATAATACAAAAGCAGTCATTTTAACAGCACAATGTCATTTGCTTTCTGTATTAGAAGtaacaaaatgatcttactttatatttttgttttaggtTTTCCCTTTTTTCCCCACAAATGCCGGCATCACCTTGCCTTGCAGGCCCTTCTCCACAACAAAAGCTCTGCAGCAAATGCACAGAAATCAAGAATCAGAAAAGTTCTGTAttgaaattacagtaattaaaataaactacaacgtatgatttaaatagattttttatttatttctgtagtATACTCAAAGCCTTTGATGGCAGCATTCCTTCATCAGTCTCTTTCCACATGTGTGATCATCTGTCCCTGTGACATCCAGACAAGATTCAAGTTTCCTCTGAGATTTATGTGCTCAATACTACATTTACATGTTGAGGTAGTTGATGATGTGTTAACTCACTTTTTATCCAACACAAATGTTCCTTAATTTATCAACAGTACTaatggacaaatacaatagataacttatgtttattttatgtagatttatttatttacattattttcattcatgtaatgTAAACAGTGTTGACAACAGTGAATTCTACATAATAGAATTAACACATACATCACTCAGATGTCTATTTCATGTTGCTCATTTTTAATACTAAAAGACATTTTTCCTGTCAGAATAAACATTTAGTAAGCATCTTTAAGATGTATATGGTTTAGAATATGTAAATCCACTTTAATTAAGTTATGTGTGCTTACTAGAGCTCCCCTGTTGTctatacataataaaacatgtttttactgcAAAATCACAACTCTACTGTCTAGCGTCGTTACATCTTTAACACTTCAACAGTTTGactctacagtagttcaacaaaTGCGATTTTAACACAAGCGACCGTGTTTTTGGTTTTTAATACTCACATTTGAAAACACCCATGTCGCTTTTCTCCTCCGTGTTCGATTATGACGTATCATCTCCCGTGGCCTCCTGGGATAGAAAAGTATCCATCGGATGAGCACTCAAAAATCTGGGCAGAAGCAGTAGGCCATCCAGGAACTTctcgcctactcttttatgattACTAAGGATTCAGACATACTTATTCGCTTACCTACCTCTTTTCGCCTAAAaatagtagagaagtaggcgGTTTTAGACGCAGCCACTGTGTTTGTAAGGTTTAGGATTTGTTGCAGGGTGGGGTTAGGATTGGGCAATCAGGTAGAAGTagcatatatattttaatccattatttattgatataattttaatttattattaaaaccctATTTAAGAGTTGTACAAGTggttgtttataataaatatgtgaGCAGTGAAATCTAGTATCCTACGCTTTCTTATTTGTCACTGAAATATAGGACTATAGATTTAATTTGAGCTGCTTACCAcatgttgagcagcaagctcattggctgcagatgcaacagaccaatcagcttgtgccatgtagTAAACTGAGTTTGTTAGCTAGCAGATTGCATTAAAGATTTTCTGTAACGCAATAGATTAAGTGAAGTGACTtatagccaagtatggtgtcccatactcggaatttgtgcctTGCAATTCACCcttccaagtgcacacacacagcagtgagtattgaacacacacacacacaccccgtGAActcacacccagagcagtgaaGTGAACAGCAGACAGCGACAGGGAAACTGAGCGTGTGTGATTACCTGCATCTGTCTTTCTTTAGGTAATATATTCATGAAAAAAATAGCTTAAAcctaacaaaaataaactttacagCTCATAATAATTAACTCTCGGTTAAACCTGACTTCTTCCCTTTGCATTGATCAAGTTGGGTCTGCCACCTATGTTAGCAAATTTGATTTGCTAAAGGGTCATTGGCAGGTGCCTTTAACAACTGGAGTACAAGAAATCTCTGCATTTGTTACTCTGTCAGGCCTATTGTCCTATAAGGTTATGAGTTTTGGCCTGAGAAACGTCCCAGCTACATTTCAACGATTAATGAATAGAGTTATCGCAGGTTTGGAAGGTTGTGCAGTTTACTTAGACGATGTAGTCATCTATAATGACACTTGGTCAGAACATCTAAGTTGGATTAGAAATTTGTTTGATCGTTTTGCTGTGGCTAactttattgttcatttaagcaAATGTGAATTTGTTAAGGCCACTGTCTCCTATCTTTGGAAAGTTGTAGGTCAGGCTCATGTACATCCTGTTTGAGCTAAAGTGATCGCAATTGATCAGTTTCCTACCCCTACCACTAAAAAAAGAATTAATGAGGTTTCTTAGGATGATTGATAGGGGGTTCTGTCAGTTTTCAGTTTCTACTGTGGCAGCTCCTCTTGCCAACCTCTTTCGAGATATAATCAAATTTGAGTGGACCTCTGTGTGTCAGAAAGAGTTTGAGGATGTTAAATCTCCCCTCACTGCGTCTCCAGTTTTAGTTGCACCAAGACTGGATAAACCTTTTAAATTACAGGTTGACTCAAGTAATGTGGGAGCTGGAGCTGTTCTACTGCAGATCTCAGAAGATGATGTAGACTGTGTGGTAgagtattttaaattaaacacaAGTTTAATTCTTTTTAACTTAAATATTTGGTTATTAGAAAAAAGCCCTAGCTCTAATTTGGGCACTGAAACATTTTGAGGTTTATGTGGGTTCAGGTGGAGGACCATTGGTGGTTTATACAGATCACAACCCTCTAACATTTCTTCATTCTTTGCAGAACTCAAACTAGCAACTAGTTTGAAGAAACACCATCTACATCTAGATGGTGCTGCTTGGACACATCCTCAGTGATGAACCCAGATTCATAGGGTGTTTCGGGTTCTAATCATCAGACACCCTCACCTGGGCGACCCAACTGCGGGGTGATCAGTCCCCGGTTTGTGTCCAAGCAGCGCGCTACACCACAGATCTACCCTTTTAATCCATAGCCACCGCGAGGCCTTTTCAGCAGCTTCACTGATGTTCCTGGTGGCTTTTCTCAGATGCAAACCTCTCAAGGAGCCTGAGTGCCCGGTGAAGCGACTGCCCTGGAAATCCCCTGCATCCCACCTCAATAGGTTCACAGCAGGCCCTCCACCCGATTCCTCTGCAAGCCTCCACCAGCTTGAGGTACTTAGCCCTCTTCTGCTCGTGGGCCTCCTCTATACTTTCCTCCCAGGGAACTGTCAGCTCCAGCAGCACCACTTGCTTTGAGGCGCCAGATGTTAAGATCAAGTCAGGCCTGAGTGACGTACTTGCAGTCTGCTCTGGAAACTTGAGCTGTCTCCCAAGATCCACTCTCAACTGCCAGTCATGAGCCTTGGCTAGAAGTCCTGTCGGGACCTTGTGTTCTGCCTGAGGTGTCTCCTCTGCCCTGATGAAGGCTATGTTATAACTTGCAGATTGCTGGTGTTTACTCTGCTGGATTCCTGTGCTGATGGTGTCAGCTACTGCCTTCAGCACCTGGTCATGGCACCACTTGTACTTCCCTCTCCCAGGGCTTTAGGGCAGCAGCTCAAAATATACTCCAAGGAACCTCTCATGAGATTGTGTATCTTCCTACAGGGATCTCATCTTAATAAGACATATTAAGGGTAAAGACAACGTGATTGTGGATGCTCTATCACGAGTATAATGCATGATACTGCGATgttgtgttttctcttttcCTCTTCTAGTTTTCTCTCTCCATCCTACCTCTTCCCCAAGGCATATGGGGGGATGAGATGAAGGAAGATGCTGTGACATCATTGTTATTTGGGAGTATATGTAGTAGAGATTTGTGTATatagtaattagtaattttatagtaattttatttgttatttgttttttgtttttttttgtaggtgTACATCCCAGTTTAGTTAGtgggttttttattttattttggggtttgtttttgttttaggtGGTAATCctgaatgcactgtaaaaaaaaaaaaaaatcctaattttataaaatggcaGCCGTATCAATACTCAAAACCACGATCAGCAATGCAGCGATTGACAAATTTCTGGACCTCTCATAAGAAAACAGCCAATCGACCAAAATGACAGTTATAGGCTAGtagataaataaaatgtgcactgttttttttttttgtttgttttttacatgttTCCCTATAATTTATTCTATATTTACGATTTCCTATTTGTACAGGCTTTACGTTATTTCAATGTTGTAATTAGCCATTCGTTTAATTATACCTTTAAGCAGATGTGTTATGTGACAGCATTAATTCAAGTTTCTTAAGGGTCAAGATCAAGTCATCTGCATCTCGTGCTGCATCAAACCACCCCTATAATATCTGTCGCGGCACGCATTGCATAGATAGACTAACTGTAGCCTACATCATGTGTGTAAGACTCCTATAAAATTATTAGATTAAACGATTAAGACTGGCTGTCTATATTATGATAGActacacaacattataatattatttgcaaatttatttttaaatcattattattgtcccTGGTTTACAATAGGGTACTCTTGTAAGAAAGTAGCAGTGGCTGGGACAGACTTTAAGCATCACCTCCTCTTAAAAAGATGCAatctaatcctgtttacatgaaataatGCTCCCGAGCAGGTTTAAGCTTACAAACCTGTTGCTATGACAGCAAGTCCAGGATGAGTGCCGAAGAACCACACAATCCAAGATCATGCCAAATCGTCATCAATCAAATCCAGCTAACTGAGTTAGCGACATACGAAGAACAGACCCCTGGTGGAATATTGacgaaaaaaaatataaaactgatTTGGAAAATACTAGCTAAAATACAAAGCTAATTAAACAGCACAATTTGTAACTTTCTCCATTTGTTTCAAAAGTAAAATCATGATCTCATCATGACAGTAACCCTAATTTATaagattaaaatgcaatttttagtt from Ctenopharyngodon idella isolate HZGC_01 chromosome 18, HZGC01, whole genome shotgun sequence encodes:
- the LOC127499579 gene encoding extracellular calcium-sensing receptor-like, producing the protein MEIFQQAQTMAFAVNEINNNPNLLPNITLGYHLYDNCVRLGIAFRAAISLASGTEESFSSLNCTGPPPVIGIVGDPSSTPSIAISNVLGLFRVPIVSHYATCSCLSDRKKYPSFFRTIPSDAFQVRAMVQILRHFGWTWVGLVYSDDDYGIYAAQLFQQEMQLFGHCVAFSEILPHDNNHRDIQRITRVIQASTARVVVVFSTSSFLIPLMEEVVLQNMTGRQWIASEAWATSPVYHTPRFLPFLGGTLGIAIRRGEIEGLHDFLLRLRPSNDPRNNIVRIFWENIFRCSFGNGGSVIDGEEVKQVCTGQEDLSTTNTPYTDVSGLRAAYNVYKAVYALAHALHDLMQCEEGRGPFGGNRCADIINLKPWQKVNFTTGFGDQVSFDKNGDALPIYDVLNWQPSSDGSIRTYTVGVVNKGAATEMVLTLDEDSIYWNFETKKHPRSVCSESCPPGTRQARRKGLPVCCFDCLPCGDGEISNTTDAIECTVCPDEFWSNPDKDQCVPKEVEFLSYEDPLGISLTTASLLGTCICALVMVIFAHHLNTPIVRANNSELSFLLLLSLKMCFLCVLLFIGQPQLWTCQLRHAVFGISFVLCISCILVKTMVVIAVFKSSRPEGKGAMKWFGAAQQRCTVLILTALQVVICAVWLSTASPTPHKNNQYTRSKMVYECAIGSVAGFSMLLGYIGLLAAVSFLLAFLARNLPDNFNEAKFITFSMLIFCAVWIAFVPAYVSSPGKYAVAVEIFAILASSFGLLVSIFAPKCYIILLHPERNTKNAIMGRETQKK